Genomic window (Streptococcus porcinus):
GGCCAAGATAATAGCACCTAGTAACGCTGGCAAAAGAAATATCATCAACATAACCACATTATTAATAATCAATTTTGCCGATGCACGACTATCCTTTTTGATATGGTTCTCTGTCAAAAGTGCAATCCCAACACCACCAATAGAAGCTGCCACAGCAATTAAAATTATGGTAATTTTAGCAGGATTGGCATTAAAATAACCAAATTGGATCAAGAGTTGCTCTTTGGTATAATTTGTGAAAAGAAGCATCGTATTGGAATAGGTCCACTGGTCAATCAGTTGAAAAGCTTGGATAGCACTCCCTATCACAATAAAAGGAATTGACTCTTTCAAGGTTTCCAATAACAAGCCCTTAGCATCAATTGGAACATCTTGCTTTGGTTTAGCTAAAATAGCCTTTAAGAGCCCCTCTTTTGCTAAATAAAAAACTAGAACAGCCATACTCGCAATCATACCAATGAAAGCAGCTAGCGTCGATTGAGTAACTGCATGTAGGTAGTCGCCAGATCCTATCTTCATAATCATAAAGGTAGCTGTTAGCATCCAAATCACCCTGATAATCTGCTCTGCTATTTGGCTAAGAGCATAAGGTTTTATATTATTGTGCCCTTGGAAGATACCACGGATAACGCTCATGACAGGAAATATAAAAACAGCGAGCGACAGGCTGTGCATAACTGGTATTAGCTGACCGTCCGACCCAGATAAGGTTGAAAAGAAAGGTGACGTTATATACATAATGACCGAAAAAATCAGACCAAGAATAATCATTAATTTTAAGGTTGTTCGGATGAGTTGGTAACTATGTTCTTTTTGATTAAGGGAATTATACTTAGCAACTTGTTTTGCAATGGCAACATTCAGCCCTGTTGTTGAAATCAATAAAAAATAGGCATACACATTATAGCCCATATTAAAGAGTGCATTAGCCTGAGTGGCGTGTTGCCCCATCCAAATTAACCAGGGAATAATATAAATAACCCCAAGTAAGCGACTTATAAAGTTGCTCGCTGTGGACCAAACTGTTCCCTGCAACATTAATTCTTCTTGTGTCAGTTTATTTTTATTCTTATCCATAACTATTCTTTCTTCATATAATAGATATATTATAAACTTTTGCTAGTTACTTGTAAATCTGAAACATAAAAGATAAAATAAGAATTATGATAAGAATTGAAACAATTATTGATTTATTAAAGGGTGACAAAAATTTTCGTGAGGTCATTGCAGAAGATAGCTACTACTATCACTATACTGGTTTAAACTTTGCAAAACTCAGTTATGATAGCCGTGATGCAGATAATCAGACCTTATTTTTTGTAAAAGGAGCTAACTTTAAGGCAGAGTACCTCCAATCAGCACTAAATCAGGGCTTACAAGCTTATATTTCTGAAGTGGACTATGAAGTCGGTATTCCAGCAATTATTGTTAATGACATCAAGCATGCCATGTCTATTATTGCGATGGCTTTTTATGATAACCCACAAGATAAACTTAAGTTGTTAGCATTTACAGGAACTAAAGGCAAAACGACTTCAGCTTATTTTGCTTACCATATTTTAAAGCAATCTCATAAGACAGCTATGCTATCCACAATGAATACTACTTTGGATGGGCAGACTTTTTTCAAGTCACAATTAACAACACCTGAAAGCTTGGACCTTTTCAAAATGATGGCTGAATGTGTTTCTAATGGCATGACCCACTTGATTATGGAAGTTTCCAGCCAGGCCTATCTGGTTGGTCGGGTTTATGGTCTGACTTTTGATGTCGGGGTTTTCCTAAATATTAGTCCAGACCACATTGGACCAATTGAACATCCTAACTTTGAAGACTATTTTTACCACAAACGTCTTTTGATGGAAAATAGTCGTGCAGTTATTATTAATAGCGATATGGATCATTTCCACATCCTAAAAGAGCAAGTAGCCAAACAAGATCATGATTTTTATGGACAAGCATCTGATAATCGTATCACTGATAGTCAGGCTTTTACATTTAATGCCACTGGTAAATTAGCAGGTAACTACAGAACACTCCTGATTGGACGCTTTAATCAAGAAAATGCTATTGCTGCTGGTTTAGCCTGCTTGCGTTTAGGAGCAAGCTACGAGGATATTCAAAAGGGGATTGCACAGACAACTGTCCCCGGCAGGATGGAAGTCCTCAACCACCCTTGCGGTGCAAAAGTTTTTGTTGACTATGCTCACAACGGAGATAGCCTAGAAAAACTTGTTTCTGTGGTTGAAGAGCATCAAAAAGGTCAGATTACATTAATAATTGGTTCCACTGGCAATAAAGGGGAGAGCCGACGTGCTGATTTCGCCAAAGTGATTAATAACCATCCAAACTTATCAGTTATTCTAACAGCTGATGATCCAAACTTTGAAGATCCTCAAACTATTTCAGAAGAAATTGCTAGCTACGTCTCTCGTCAACTTACAATTGAAGTAGACCGTGAACAAGCTATCAAACTTGGATTGCAATCATGTCAAAAAGAAGAGGATGCCCTTATTGTCGCTGGTAAAGGGGCAGATGCTTACCAAATTGTTAACGGCCAAAAAACAGACTATGCCGGTGATTATACCATTGCTAAAACTTTTATAAAAACCTTAAATTAAGCTCAACAGTTCTTACTTCACCAGTAAGGACTGTCTTTCATTATTACTATACTTTTCAAAGCCAAGGTTACTACTTCCAACTTCAGTAATTAGCCTCTACTAACTTTCTGTTATTACTAGATAATATCATTTAAAACTTGATAAATTAGAATGGTTATTGCTACTCTTTTTAACCATTCTAAACAATTAAATTTCTTAGAATAAAAAGAGAGTTTCAATAAAAAAAGCCTTTGTTAAGGCATTCTTCTATGCTATAATGAGAGAGCTTTCAGCAAAAATATGAAAAGTAAGGAGGTCCCAATGTCAACCATTCAGGCAAAAAATATGACTGTTCAATGTGATCAAAAAACAATTATTAAAGAGTTATCATTGAATCTAGTCACTCAAAAAATGACAACAATTATTGGTGCTAATGGTTGTGGTAAATCAACTTTGCTTAAAGCACTTACAAGGATTCTTCCTCATGCATCTGGTAGTGTTTTGATTGACGGTCAAGATATTAGTTCACTTCCTACCAAAGAGATCGCCAAAAAATTAGCCTTGTTGCCTCAATCTCAAGAAGCTTCTCCAGGTATAAACGTCTACGAACTCGTGTCTTACGGCCGCTATCCACACCTTAATCACATGGGCCATCTCAGTCAAGAAGACCATCGTATTATTAACTGGGCCTTATCAATGACGAAGCTGACAGACTTCGCTGATCACTGTGTTGACGCCCTATCGGGTGGCCAAAAACAGCGGGTTTGGATTGCTATGGCCCTAGCCCAAGATACTGATACCATTTTTTTGGATGAACCAACTACCTATTTAGATTTAAATCATCAGTTAGAGGTTTTAGACTTACTAAAAGAACTACAAGTCACTTCACATAAAACCATTATTATGGTTCTACATGATTTAAATTTATCAGCACGTTATTCCGACTATATGATTGCTATGAAAGATGGCAAGATTATTAATCAAGGTAGTGTTTCAGAAATAATGACGCCACGTAATATTGAAAATATATTCGCTATTGATGCTCAAATTGTGGAAGACCCTATCCATCACTGTCCTATTATGTTGACCTATCAACTAATATAAATTTTGTACTAGGAGAATAGTATTTATGAAAAAAATCTTTAGGTTGTTGCCCCTTTTAATTGCTTGTTTACTCATGGTAGCTTGCTCAACGCAGACAGAAAAAACTGATCAAGATAAGCTGAAAATCTCACAAATGCCAAAAATTTCTGGTTTTACTTATAAAGGTCAGATTCCTGAGAATCCTAAACGTGTAGTGAGTTTAGCTTCTACTTACACAGGTTACTTGGCTAAGTTAAACATTAACCTTGTAGGTATCACTTCTTACGATCCAAAAAATCCAGTATTGAAGAAATACATTAAGGGAGCAAAAGTTGTTTCTCCAACTGATTTAGAAGCAATCACAGCTTTAAAACCTGACTTAATCATTGTTGGCTCAAATGAAGAAAAACGCGACCAACTGGCTCAAATTGCACCCTTAATTTCAGTCGAATACCGTAAACATGACTATCTGCAAGTCTTCTCAGACTTTGGTAAAGTTTTTAATAAAACTAAAGAAACCGATAAATGGTTAAAAGATTGGACTCACAAAACAAAAAACTTAGCTAAAGAGGTCAAAGCTGTAACAGGTAAAGAAGCTACCTTTACCGTGATGGGACTCTTTGAAAAAGAAATCTATCTTTTCGGAAAAGATTGGGGACGTGGCGGTGAAATCATTCATCAAGCCTTCGGCTATAAAGCCCCAGCTAAAGTTGAAAAAGATGTTTTTCCAAAAGGTTACCTATCTATCTCTCGAGAAGTTTTACCTGACTATATCGGAGATTATGTAATAGTAGCTGCTGAAGATAGAAAAACAGGTTCTGCTCTTTATGAGAGTGATATGTGGAAAAATCTTCCTGCTGTCAAAGCAAAACACGTCATAAAAGTTAATGCCAACACCTTCTACTTCACTGACCCTCTATCTTTAGAATATGAGTTAAAAACTCTTAAAAAAGCAATCCTCGAAAACAAAAACTAAAAGGAAGTTGAGCAATGGTCTTGAAAAATTCACGCATGTCTCAACAAAAAAGAGACTTTTTCCTTCTTTTTACCCTTATCAGTTTCACTTTTTTGGTGATCCTTTATTTAAGCCTCCGTTTTGGAGCTAAATCAATGACTCATCAAGAATTGATGCAAGTTTTACTCCATCAATCTTCTAACCAAAAGCAAGTGACTATCATATGGGATATGAGATTGCCAAGAATTTTTGCTGCCATTCTTGTTGGTGCGGCCTTGGCTGTATCAGGAGCCTTAATGCAAGCTGTTACGCGAAACCCTATTGCTGATACAGGCTTATTGGGGATTAATAGCGGAGCTGGACTAGCACTTGTCATTGCTTACGCACTTTTTCATCATCTCCATTACTCAGTCATTATCTTAGTCTGTTTATCAGGTTCTATCCTTGCTAGCATCATTATCTTTAGTCTCTCCTATCGGGTGGGAAAAGGTTACCAGCAATTAAGATTAATACTGGCTGGTGCTATGGTATCAACTCTCTTGTCAGCATTAGGCCGAGCAATCACTAATTATTTTCATTTAGCTAATGCAATTATTGGTTGGCAAGCTGGAGGTTTGGTCGGAACTAATTGGCAGATGTTAGCCTATATTGCACCGATTATCCTTCTTTCTTTGATTGCCGTTCAACTATTAGCTTATCAGTTATCCATATTAAGTCTAAGTGAAACTCAGTCAAAAGCCCTTGGGCAATCAACAACTAAGCTCACAATTATTTTTTTAGGATTGGTCTTACTCTTAGCTTCAGCTTCGGTAGCTATTGCAGGAAGTATCGCTTTTGTTGGTTTGATTATTCCACATCTCATTAAAAACTATCTTCCCCAAAATTATCAACTAAGTTTGCCCTTGATTGCTTTTGCAGGAGCAACTTTTCTCTTAGCTGTTGATTTAATTTGTCGAACGATGAATCCTCCCTTCGAAACACCGCTTACTGCAATTATTGGCTTTTTAGGATTCCCAGCATTTTTATGGCTAGTTAGAAAAGGGGGTAAGGCATGAAACATCTTAATAAAGTTCAGCTAATTCTGCTTTTAACTTTGCTTGTTATTTTCTTGAGTATCCTTACTCTTGGAATTGGTGATTCTAGCTTCTCACTTAAAGCCATTAGCAATCTTATTTTAGGGAAAGCTGATTCGACAACAGTATTTATTCTAACAAAGATACGATTACCTCGTCTGCTAGCAGCACTTTTTGGTGGAGCATCCCTAGCACTATCTGGTAATATTCTACAGACACTAACCAAGAACCCTTTAGCAGATTCTGGCATTCTAGGAATTAATGCTGGAGCTGGTATTGTAATTGCTATTTTCACTGCCTTTGGATTTCTAGAGATGTCGACATCTCTTTATTCCTTACCTTTTTTTGCGATGATTGGATCAGGCCTTTCTGTGACCCTAGTCTATCACATGTCCCACATCAAAAATAGACCTCTAAACCCAGTGACTCTAATCATTACAGGCGTTGGACTTTCTATGATGCTCTCTAGTCTTATGATTGCTTTAGTTGGAAATGTTAATCGTTATAAAACCGACTATATCGTCACTTGGTTAAGCGGACACATCACTGGAGATGATTGGCCAACTCTCAAAATTATCTTGCCTCTTCTTATTATTCTATGGTTAGTTAGTTATTGGCAGGCTTACCAGTTAAATCTTATGAATCTATCTGACGACATGTCAATTACTTTAGGTTTTCAATTAAGAAAAGAGCGTCGACTTTCACTAATTTTATCAAGTAGCCTTGCTGCCTTGAGTGTGGTTTTAGTTGGTAACATTGCCTTTGTTGGTTTAATGGCTGGCCACCTGAGTCGTCGACTCGCAGGTGAGGATCATCGCTTAAATTTACCAACAAGTTTTTTGCTTGGAATGCTTCTTATGCTTATTGCTGATACTATCACAAGAGTTTTCCTTGTTGGTTCTAATATCCCTACGGGTATTTTGGTTTCCATCATTGGTGCCCCTTATTTTCTTTATTTAATGATAAAAACTAAAAACTAAAAGGTTGAAATCGTACAGATTTCAACCTTTTCTTTAGTCTGTATTAGCTCTTAAAGCGGACTGTTATCATGATAGTCAAGCTTTTTTGGCGCTACATAGTGAAGAGAGACTTGGTCCAATTTTCCATTTAATTGGTATTTATATTCCTCTTTTTCCTGCAAATAATTAAGCTCTAAAAGCGTTTGACAGAAAACATCTGGCCTTTTTTGTAAGATCAAATCTTTGCGAATAAACTTCATTAAAAATGTGCTCAGATATTTTAAGGCATAGTCTGGATTAACATCCCCTATGATCTGATACAGTTTGTTTTGTTCCGTGGATAAAGAATAGCCTTTTTCTAATTTATAAAAATAATTGGATAGGGTTAATGTATCTCTAGCAAACTCAGTTCGTTCTATAATGATAAGATCATTAGTTTTATTAGCTAGCCTAGTCTCAAAAACTAGTTCTTGAAGTTCTTGGTAAATAGGAGTTTCATTATCTACAAACACCATGCTATCAAGCTGTAGCCCTTCTGTGGTCTTAAGAAGTGGAAGATTCAAATAATAACGACGCTCATCTCTTAAAATGTAAGTTTCCTCAATATAAAGGTCCAAGTACCTATCTAAATGTCTTACATCGGGAAATGCTTTTTTGAGCTGCCGTAAAGTGACATTTGTATGCTGATAAAGATAGTTGATTAGATCTTTGAAGAAAACTTGCTTGGTTGTCTTATTAGGATTAATTACAATTAACATCAGCTTATAGCTACCCTTCTACCTATGAAAAAAAGTGGATAAGCCCACTTTTACAAATAGTCACCTTTAATGACAAAAAAGCTACCACGAATTTCACCAGCTAATTTAGAACGTTGTCTTGCAAATTTAAACTTACCTTCAAATTCTTTTGGAATTTCAATGCCATTTGATAGTTTAAAACCAACTGCACGCTTTCCACCTTCTTCTATGGTGTAAAGAACATTTACTGCCAAGCCATTATCATAATAGACATGTGACCATAAAATACCATCCACTTCCATTTGCGAAACACAGAGGGCTTTATATGGAAAAGTCATTTCCCGCTCTTCTAACACTTTCTCAATAAATGGTAAAATGTGAGGTTTTTCCTCAGTCGTAAAGACCTCATATGCAAGTTTGTATTTATTCCAGAAGTAGCGCGCTTCATTTGCTCTTAAGCCTGCTAAAACATCTTTAACAGGACTTTCTTCTAATAAATTAGTCTCAACTTCTTTAAAATTAACAAGATATGACATTAGTTTCCAAAGCTTTCTGTTAATTGTGGGACCACTTGTTTTTTACGTGATACAGCTCCTGCTAGAAAAGCATGATTATTTTCTAGTGTGAAGTTAAAAGCAGCCTCAACTTTATCCATGTTGCTACCAATTGCTAAGATTTCTGAATTTGAGTTAACAATGTCGGTAATCATTAAGACAAAGTCAGAGTAGCCTTCCTTAGCAATAGCTTCCATAATTGCTGCTTCAATTGCTTCTTGACGCTCTAAGACTTCAGCAATATCAACTGTGTTAACTTGGGCGACACGTACAGGGCTTCCGTTTAATTCAAAAGTTTTAGCATCAATGTCAATAAGCTCTGCTTCAGATTTACTTGCTAAGTTGGTGCCTGCTTTGAGAAGATCCATTCCGTATTCTTCTAAGTTCACTTGAGCTAACGCAGCTAATTCTTCTGCGACTTTATGGTCAGTGGCATGTGTTGTCGGTGATTTTAAAAGGAGAGTATCTGAAATCAGTCCTGATAGGAGCAAGCCTGCAATTTCTTTTGGCACTTCTAAATTATTTTCTTTGTACATACGATAAACAATAGAAGATGCTGATCCTACAGGCTCAACTCGCATAAATAATGGATTAGCTGTTTCAAAATTAGCTACTCTGTGGTGGTCAACGACACCATATATAGTAACATCTGTAATATCTGCAATTGATTGTTGAAATTCATTGTGATCTGTTAAGATAACTGTATCAACGCCCTCAGCTTGAGCAGATTCAACAAGGCGAGGTGCTGTAACTCCAAAACTTTTAAGTGCAAAATTTGTTTCTTCATTCGGTGTTCCAAGCGCTACTACTTCAGCATCCATACCATAGGCTTTTTTTGCTAGATAGGCAAAAGCATAGGATGATGCAATAGCATCTGTATCTGGGTTTTGATGACCAAAAACGAAAACTTTAGACATTTTTCTACCTCATTCTCTTTATTCACTTTATTTTAGCAGAAATGAATGCTAAAATCAAAGCATCTCAATTATTTATTATTGAAAAAAATAAGGCCGAAAGTTATTTCCAGCCTTATTTTATACTTTATGGATACGGTTCATATACTCCGTGTAGGATTCCGTCTTCATAATCGCTTTTGCATTTTGAACCCTTTCTTTAGTCGGAGGCTTCACCCCTTCTAGTGGGTAAGGGATTCCCAGCTCACGCCATTTGAATTCTCCCATAGTATGGTAGGGAAGAATTTCAAACTTATCCACATTCTTTAAGGTTGCTACAAAAGCGCCTAATCGTTCCAAATGTTCATCTATATCGGTTAATCCTGGTACCAAAACATGGCGAATCCATACCGGAATGCCTTTGTCTGAAAGGTATTGAGCAAATAACAAGATATTTTTATTGGACTGTTTAGTCACGATTTTATGCTGGTCCGCATCAATTTCTTTTATGTCCAGTAAGACCAAATCTGTAACAGCCAATAGTTTTTCTAACTTAGCATGATATTGTGGAGTCGCTCGATAAGTAAAACCACAGGTGTCAAGGGTGGTATGGACACCATACTTTTTAGCTTCAATAAACAGAGCCGTGATAAAATCAATCTGTAACATTGCCTCCCCACCAGAAACTGTAATGCCTCCAGTTTTACCCCAGAAATGTTTATAATTTAGAGCTTCTTTTAAAACATCATTAACTGTACGTTCTTTGGAATTGTTGGTCTCCATTTCCCAAGTATCAGGATTGTGGCAATATTGACAACGCATTTTACAGCCTTGCATAAAAATGATAAAACGAATTCCTGGGCCATCAACTGAACCGAAACTTTCAGTTGAGTGGATCATTCCAGTAACTTGCCCATAATCTATTTCAGTCATTGCATCTCCTTATACCTTGTAAACGTTTTTAACACTTTCATTATAACATTTTTCACAAAAAAGACTAGGTATGATCCTAGTCTTCATTAATTATCTGTTCTATATTAGAAACAACAACTTTTAGCTTCGTAATCCGTCCATC
Coding sequences:
- a CDS encoding putative polysaccharide biosynthesis protein; this translates as MDKNKNKLTQEELMLQGTVWSTASNFISRLLGVIYIIPWLIWMGQHATQANALFNMGYNVYAYFLLISTTGLNVAIAKQVAKYNSLNQKEHSYQLIRTTLKLMIILGLIFSVIMYITSPFFSTLSGSDGQLIPVMHSLSLAVFIFPVMSVIRGIFQGHNNIKPYALSQIAEQIIRVIWMLTATFMIMKIGSGDYLHAVTQSTLAAFIGMIASMAVLVFYLAKEGLLKAILAKPKQDVPIDAKGLLLETLKESIPFIVIGSAIQAFQLIDQWTYSNTMLLFTNYTKEQLLIQFGYFNANPAKITIILIAVAASIGGVGIALLTENHIKKDSRASAKLIINNVVMLMIFLLPALLGAIILARPLYSVFYGFSEVEAINLFRAVLFQTILLALYTLLAPMLQALFENRKALYYFAYGILTKLVLQVPLIYLFHAYGPIIATSLGLLVPIYLMYKRLHQVTKFNRKLLLKQLTLIALLTAIMGIVVAFANWLLGFVFTPTGRLSSLLYLLIIGLIGIIVYGYLTLATHQLDKLIGHKAEKLRARLKMP
- a CDS encoding UDP-N-acetylmuramoyl-L-alanyl-D-glutamate--L-lysine ligase, which gives rise to MIRIETIIDLLKGDKNFREVIAEDSYYYHYTGLNFAKLSYDSRDADNQTLFFVKGANFKAEYLQSALNQGLQAYISEVDYEVGIPAIIVNDIKHAMSIIAMAFYDNPQDKLKLLAFTGTKGKTTSAYFAYHILKQSHKTAMLSTMNTTLDGQTFFKSQLTTPESLDLFKMMAECVSNGMTHLIMEVSSQAYLVGRVYGLTFDVGVFLNISPDHIGPIEHPNFEDYFYHKRLLMENSRAVIINSDMDHFHILKEQVAKQDHDFYGQASDNRITDSQAFTFNATGKLAGNYRTLLIGRFNQENAIAAGLACLRLGASYEDIQKGIAQTTVPGRMEVLNHPCGAKVFVDYAHNGDSLEKLVSVVEEHQKGQITLIIGSTGNKGESRRADFAKVINNHPNLSVILTADDPNFEDPQTISEEIASYVSRQLTIEVDREQAIKLGLQSCQKEEDALIVAGKGADAYQIVNGQKTDYAGDYTIAKTFIKTLN
- a CDS encoding ABC transporter ATP-binding protein, translating into MSTIQAKNMTVQCDQKTIIKELSLNLVTQKMTTIIGANGCGKSTLLKALTRILPHASGSVLIDGQDISSLPTKEIAKKLALLPQSQEASPGINVYELVSYGRYPHLNHMGHLSQEDHRIINWALSMTKLTDFADHCVDALSGGQKQRVWIAMALAQDTDTIFLDEPTTYLDLNHQLEVLDLLKELQVTSHKTIIMVLHDLNLSARYSDYMIAMKDGKIINQGSVSEIMTPRNIENIFAIDAQIVEDPIHHCPIMLTYQLI
- a CDS encoding iron-hydroxamate ABC transporter substrate-binding protein — protein: MKKIFRLLPLLIACLLMVACSTQTEKTDQDKLKISQMPKISGFTYKGQIPENPKRVVSLASTYTGYLAKLNINLVGITSYDPKNPVLKKYIKGAKVVSPTDLEAITALKPDLIIVGSNEEKRDQLAQIAPLISVEYRKHDYLQVFSDFGKVFNKTKETDKWLKDWTHKTKNLAKEVKAVTGKEATFTVMGLFEKEIYLFGKDWGRGGEIIHQAFGYKAPAKVEKDVFPKGYLSISREVLPDYIGDYVIVAAEDRKTGSALYESDMWKNLPAVKAKHVIKVNANTFYFTDPLSLEYELKTLKKAILENKN
- a CDS encoding FecCD family ABC transporter permease; the encoded protein is MVLKNSRMSQQKRDFFLLFTLISFTFLVILYLSLRFGAKSMTHQELMQVLLHQSSNQKQVTIIWDMRLPRIFAAILVGAALAVSGALMQAVTRNPIADTGLLGINSGAGLALVIAYALFHHLHYSVIILVCLSGSILASIIIFSLSYRVGKGYQQLRLILAGAMVSTLLSALGRAITNYFHLANAIIGWQAGGLVGTNWQMLAYIAPIILLSLIAVQLLAYQLSILSLSETQSKALGQSTTKLTIIFLGLVLLLASASVAIAGSIAFVGLIIPHLIKNYLPQNYQLSLPLIAFAGATFLLAVDLICRTMNPPFETPLTAIIGFLGFPAFLWLVRKGGKA
- a CDS encoding FecCD family ABC transporter permease, producing MKHLNKVQLILLLTLLVIFLSILTLGIGDSSFSLKAISNLILGKADSTTVFILTKIRLPRLLAALFGGASLALSGNILQTLTKNPLADSGILGINAGAGIVIAIFTAFGFLEMSTSLYSLPFFAMIGSGLSVTLVYHMSHIKNRPLNPVTLIITGVGLSMMLSSLMIALVGNVNRYKTDYIVTWLSGHITGDDWPTLKIILPLLIILWLVSYWQAYQLNLMNLSDDMSITLGFQLRKERRLSLILSSSLAALSVVLVGNIAFVGLMAGHLSRRLAGEDHRLNLPTSFLLGMLLMLIADTITRVFLVGSNIPTGILVSIIGAPYFLYLMIKTKN
- a CDS encoding DUF1803 domain-containing protein, whose product is MLIVINPNKTTKQVFFKDLINYLYQHTNVTLRQLKKAFPDVRHLDRYLDLYIEETYILRDERRYYLNLPLLKTTEGLQLDSMVFVDNETPIYQELQELVFETRLANKTNDLIIIERTEFARDTLTLSNYFYKLEKGYSLSTEQNKLYQIIGDVNPDYALKYLSTFLMKFIRKDLILQKRPDVFCQTLLELNYLQEKEEYKYQLNGKLDQVSLHYVAPKKLDYHDNSPL
- a CDS encoding phage tail protein; translated protein: MSYLVNFKEVETNLLEESPVKDVLAGLRANEARYFWNKYKLAYEVFTTEEKPHILPFIEKVLEEREMTFPYKALCVSQMEVDGILWSHVYYDNGLAVNVLYTIEEGGKRAVGFKLSNGIEIPKEFEGKFKFARQRSKLAGEIRGSFFVIKGDYL
- a CDS encoding manganese-dependent inorganic pyrophosphatase, producing MSKVFVFGHQNPDTDAIASSYAFAYLAKKAYGMDAEVVALGTPNEETNFALKSFGVTAPRLVESAQAEGVDTVILTDHNEFQQSIADITDVTIYGVVDHHRVANFETANPLFMRVEPVGSASSIVYRMYKENNLEVPKEIAGLLLSGLISDTLLLKSPTTHATDHKVAEELAALAQVNLEEYGMDLLKAGTNLASKSEAELIDIDAKTFELNGSPVRVAQVNTVDIAEVLERQEAIEAAIMEAIAKEGYSDFVLMITDIVNSNSEILAIGSNMDKVEAAFNFTLENNHAFLAGAVSRKKQVVPQLTESFGN
- the pflA gene encoding pyruvate formate-lyase-activating protein, whose amino-acid sequence is MTEIDYGQVTGMIHSTESFGSVDGPGIRFIIFMQGCKMRCQYCHNPDTWEMETNNSKERTVNDVLKEALNYKHFWGKTGGITVSGGEAMLQIDFITALFIEAKKYGVHTTLDTCGFTYRATPQYHAKLEKLLAVTDLVLLDIKEIDADQHKIVTKQSNKNILLFAQYLSDKGIPVWIRHVLVPGLTDIDEHLERLGAFVATLKNVDKFEILPYHTMGEFKWRELGIPYPLEGVKPPTKERVQNAKAIMKTESYTEYMNRIHKV